In Methanophagales archaeon, the genomic stretch TAAGGTGTAGATCTCGGTATCGTCTCGGATATAGTTTGCATCCAGATAATGGTAAAAATTCCCAAATGGGATAAAGGTATATCTTGTCCATATTTTCATATTTTGTATGCACACATAAATTACTTTGCACTACCATCACCCCCCTTGAACTCTGAATAGATGTTGAGATACTCCTTCACGGTGAAAGAGCTCATTTCAAGCGTTCTCGCGATTTCTTCGACACTCATATTCCTGTCCGCGAGCATGCGGACTTTATTAAAAGCTCTGATATACCTGTCGCAGGCTTCCTCTGAGTGTTTTGTCCTCCTTGCAATCTCTGGAGTGAGATACCCTTCGAGATAAAGCCTGATTATGATTCTTTTATGCGTTATAGCCCTGCCGAGGTCATGAACAGTTCCTCTAGTCGGGACTACCTCCTTTGTTCTTTCCATGTATTCACGAACCTGCTTACTCATAACGGGGCTCCGCCCCGTTGACCCCGAAAACCCTGTAAGGGTTTAGTCGAAGGTGAGATATTCAATAGTAAAGCGATGTCATTATTGCTTAGAACGCCCCCTTGCTCGTATCCCTCCTTAAAAAGCCTTATTATCCTCTTCTCTCGAACTTCCCTCCTTGTGAATCCTGAGGACAACATATCAATGTCTTCGGCAGATAAAAGAGTGAGTTTGACGGGCACAATCTCGGTATTGGAAGCATTCTTACCGTAGTTTTGCCTCTCTTCGCGCTTCACACCGAGCCACATCACCTGCCCGGAATCAATGTCCATTGCGTAATCCTGCCTTTGCTCAATCAGCCGCAAGATATCGGATGCAAACATCTCCCTCACTTTCTCACCGGAAATCATTGAATAATCCCTTTCTATGAGTGCTTTTATCTCTTCCTTCATCCCCTGCTCCAATTTCCGTCTTATCATATTGAATCTCTCTTCCCGGTTCAATTCTGAGCCACGCATCTTCACATCACCTCCATTGCTCTCGCTCTTTCCCTCAAATTTTTTCCCCTGGAATACCTGCTGAGGATTTCCCCCAGCCTCTGCTTGCAGTCCTCGTCATCTTTATACCGCTCGTACAGCTCCAGATATTCCTTCACCAATCTCTCAGAATGCTCTGTTATCCTTCTGATCTGACCCAAACTATACCCTTCCTTGTGAAGTGCGGCAACTCTGGCGAACTCCTTGAGGTAGCGAGCGATGGACTCTGATGAATGCCTTGTATTTCGCTTTATATCGGTGAATTCATACCCTTTCAGGTACAATTCCACTATTTTCGCTTTATGCGACGTTCCTGGACCTATATCCATTCTGTTGCCCCTTGTGGGAACGATAATGTCTTCCTCAAGCAACTGCCTGATGTGTCTTCCGATCGTTTTTATACTCGCATTCAGCAGTATGCTGAGGTCTGCCTGCGTCAAAAGCGTTCCTTGTTCAAGAGCTTCGTTCGTCAATCTGACTATCCGGTTCTTCAGCAGTTCCTTTTGTGACTTCTTCGCGTCTTCCACGTCATCCTGCGAGAAAATGGTTAATTTCACCGTTTTAAAGCTCATCTCGTCTGTTTTAACACCAGGGGGTATATTGGATTTGACAGCCCGGTAGAACAACTGTCCTTCTTTCAATTCCCCCCTCGCTTCCTTCATAAACGTCTCGAAGTCGCTTGCTAAGGAGCGGCAAACCGCCATTGAGAACTCATATTCACGTCTTATATAATCGCACCACTCCTCTTTTAGTCCCCTCTTCACTATACCTTCGTAATTTTCCCTTTCGTTGGGCATTTTGGTCACCTCGTCGAAAATAGCTATGCACTCTACCTTCTCTAACCTTATGCCCAAATGGGAAGTTAGGAAATTTAGAATATTCGCATCACAGTGTTGGTATCCAATTCGCAGATTATGTTGCAGGAAGTTTTGGAGGATTTTTAAAAGGATACGAGAAAAGTAAAGAAATATTTAATAAAAGAATAAGGCCTTATCTTAGAACTGGGAGAAATAGGGAAATACTTGGGTTTGGAATTATGGAAGTTCCAACAAGTGATAAAGTAAGAACCCATATCATGGAAAAATTAAATGCTTGAAGAACATTTGCTTACTTCGCCTAACGGAGCGTATCTGGCTATGTGCCTTTGGCACTTCGCCCAAATCTGCTCCGCTACCGCTCCGCAAACTTCACATATCCCCGGAAACGTTAGGCGAAATGCGTAGGAGGTAGGAATACATGGGATTAGTGATTGACAGTGAAAGAGGAAAGAAAGTAGCGGAACTCCTCTATAATTTGTTTTCAACTGTAGGCATTCATGGGCGAAATGACATGCCCGAAGATATAATGCCGAAAA encodes the following:
- a CDS encoding DUF1670 domain-containing protein; the encoded protein is MSKQVREYMERTKEVVPTRGTVHDLGRAITHKRIIIRLYLEGYLTPEIARRTKHSEEACDRYIRAFNKVRMLADRNMSVEEIARTLEMSSFTVKEYLNIYSEFKGGDGSAK
- a CDS encoding DUF1670 domain-containing protein: MRGSELNREERFNMIRRKLEQGMKEEIKALIERDYSMISGEKVREMFASDILRLIEQRQDYAMDIDSGQVMWLGVKREERQNYGKNASNTEIVPVKLTLLSAEDIDMLSSGFTRREVREKRIIRLFKEGYEQGGVLSNNDIALLLNISPSTKPLQGFRGQRGGAPL
- a CDS encoding DUF1670 domain-containing protein, with translation MPNERENYEGIVKRGLKEEWCDYIRREYEFSMAVCRSLASDFETFMKEARGELKEGQLFYRAVKSNIPPGVKTDEMSFKTVKLTIFSQDDVEDAKKSQKELLKNRIVRLTNEALEQGTLLTQADLSILLNASIKTIGRHIRQLLEEDIIVPTRGNRMDIGPGTSHKAKIVELYLKGYEFTDIKRNTRHSSESIARYLKEFARVAALHKEGYSLGQIRRITEHSERLVKEYLELYERYKDDEDCKQRLGEILSRYSRGKNLRERARAMEVM